The DNA window CGATACTCGTAGGCATAGCGCACGGCAATACGGTTGCCGGTGAACGCCCACAGTTCCTTGATAAGCCGGTATTCGTGTTCCTTGTTCCACTTGCGCTCAAGGAAGGCTTGCGCCTCCTGACGGTTGGTGGCGAACTCAACGCGGTTACGCCAGCGGGTGTCGAGAGTGTAGGCCAGGGCCACTTTGGCGGCATCGCGAGTGTTCCAGCCATCTTCGGCCAGACGGACCTTCTCGACAGCGCTTTCGTGGGTGAACGGGGGAAGAGGAGGACGGGACATTGGATTTCCTTTCGTGATGTGAATGGTCTTGGCAAGCGCCGGGGCAGCAAGGGCCGCAGTAGGGAGGGAAGCTATGAAAGTGCGGCCGGTCACTCGATTCCCCTCTGGGGTTGGCTACTTGTACCTATCGGTACATTCTTTTACCGATAGGTACAAGCAATTTTTTACGAGATAAGTCCGCACCCTGCCCCGCGACCGGAAGACTCTGCATTTTCAGACTTTGTGGTGTGGAAGCGTGCGCCAAAACGGGATCAGCGCCGGAGGTCATAAGCCGCGATGAGTGACTCGTGCCTGGAAGCAATGGGGAAGATGGCGGCACCTTCCCAACGTTCTCAGTTCAGGCGTCGGCCTGTCAAAAGGGCTTGGTTGGAAGGTACTTGCCGTCCAGCGTAATGACGCAGCGGTGGCCACCTTCAGGGTCTTCACGCTTTTCAAGCTTGAGCTTGAAATTGATCGCGCTGATGATGCCGTCACCGAAATCCTCGTGAACGAGCGACTTCAGGGTCGTGGCGTAAACCTGGATGATCTCATAGAAGCGATACATGGTCGGATCGGTCGGCACGCCGTCCGGGAAGCTACCGCGAACAGGGATCG is part of the Novosphingobium sp. genome and encodes:
- a CDS encoding DUF1348 family protein; protein product: MSRPPLPPFTHESAVEKVRLAEDGWNTRDAAKVALAYTLDTRWRNRVEFATNRQEAQAFLERKWNKEHEYRLIKELWAFTGNRIAVRYAYEYRDDAGQWFRAYGNENWLFAEDGLMSNRHASINEMPIKESDRLFFWPLGRRPDDHASLSDLGL
- the cynS gene encoding cyanase, which encodes MTQVQVTQTARKALTEAVIQSKAEKQLSWTAIAANSGLSREFVTAALLGQHPLPASAAEAVGETLGLAADEIALLQAIPVRGSFPDGVPTDPTMYRFYEIIQVYATTLKSLVHEDFGDGIISAINFKLKLEKREDPEGGHRCVITLDGKYLPTKPF